The following coding sequences lie in one Peribacillus frigoritolerans genomic window:
- a CDS encoding Ig-like domain-containing protein has protein sequence MKTITTVLTAVILSSQSLPIFAVGLESPSAETNKEEQQASLFETNSNSETPLPTKEAKKASLVESPRSEEALKEKNEDKKLSSEATFDASARPLNGMSGESESVIEANSDKDQVDEKEGTTTKEQVEVPIIPEETTKEEETQTPSEGIEERANIKTNIEERDFVAAPTIPSHDEETVDIPDVYLKTAIAKELGVTSDTIMTKDMLSKISNLKIVNVENLSGLEHATNLEKLDAVSVSAKDLSPISSLTKLTELNMSTDSVNIVSLSSLTNLTKLNLSGSYRLSNLSPISHLVNLEELVLGNTRFNTSSSPIEDISFIKNLKLLESISINRTNLNDISHLQALKKLTSISLENNRIQDISVLSDLSNIETLNLAGNQINDVSSINTLSKLHTVNLTQNYIVDNPLNIEKMIADQNFLSDTANQYQVSVPESIRIALGTSLDVPLSWTHDGLTLTDLSKTHFRQVKPVVTTSESGLQIDSASIQKVSLTGQEAGTYQVTIEPVPGYIKTVSVEVVDLPEPPNLQPLSILNTSITGTTKPGYTVHAMVEGKSYTGTADSQGHFSIPVPSLSQGTKVEVRVADARGVESDPTHITVVDGVAPKLNAVTERLQAVTGYVIDGHKTVRLLVNGVPQRIATVEEDGYFTIPTRFIKVTDTINRPIRNADQITVDYGLRTPEHLQAHMKVGWTITSPIRVNTVESKADYVTGTAEKGTQTLRLVVNGILQRVITPKQAGAGKIEKDGTYRIYSRFVVTKSGDVRRLQKGDVVTIDEGVQINGQYTSNKNATIVQ, from the coding sequence ATGAAAACGATAACGACCGTTCTGACAGCTGTCATTTTATCGAGTCAATCATTGCCAATTTTTGCAGTGGGTTTAGAATCACCATCTGCTGAGACTAACAAAGAGGAACAGCAAGCTTCACTTTTTGAAACAAATTCAAATTCAGAGACGCCTTTACCGACAAAGGAAGCTAAAAAAGCAAGTTTAGTTGAATCTCCACGTTCTGAAGAAGCTTTGAAGGAAAAGAACGAGGATAAAAAACTTTCATCAGAGGCGACATTCGACGCATCAGCCCGACCATTAAATGGAATGTCAGGAGAATCTGAGTCGGTAATAGAAGCGAATTCAGATAAAGATCAAGTAGACGAAAAAGAAGGGACAACTACCAAAGAACAAGTAGAAGTTCCTATCATTCCTGAAGAAACAACAAAAGAGGAGGAAACTCAAACTCCAAGTGAGGGGATCGAAGAACGAGCGAATATAAAAACAAATATTGAAGAGCGAGATTTTGTTGCAGCCCCTACAATTCCATCTCACGATGAAGAAACTGTAGATATTCCAGATGTATATTTAAAAACAGCTATAGCAAAGGAACTTGGAGTAACTTCTGACACAATTATGACTAAAGACATGCTAAGTAAAATATCAAATTTAAAAATCGTAAATGTTGAAAATTTGAGCGGTTTAGAGCATGCTACTAACCTTGAAAAACTAGATGCTGTATCGGTATCGGCTAAAGATTTATCGCCTATTTCTTCACTAACAAAACTAACAGAATTAAATATGAGCACAGATAGCGTAAACATAGTATCGCTAAGTTCTTTAACTAATCTAACGAAATTGAACTTGTCTGGTTCTTATAGGTTGAGCAATCTCTCTCCGATATCTCATTTAGTAAATTTAGAAGAGTTAGTCTTAGGAAATACGCGATTCAATACAAGTTCAAGTCCTATTGAAGATATAAGTTTTATAAAGAATTTAAAGTTGTTGGAATCTATCTCTATAAATCGAACCAATTTGAACGATATTTCTCACCTTCAAGCTCTAAAAAAATTAACATCCATTTCTTTAGAAAATAATCGAATTCAAGATATCTCAGTACTCAGTGATTTGTCAAATATTGAAACATTAAATCTAGCTGGTAATCAAATCAATGACGTATCATCTATAAACACATTATCTAAATTACACACTGTGAATCTGACTCAAAACTACATAGTGGATAATCCACTCAATATTGAAAAGATGATAGCAGATCAAAATTTTTTATCAGATACAGCTAATCAATACCAGGTGTCTGTTCCTGAATCAATCCGTATTGCACTAGGGACCAGTCTAGACGTTCCCTTGTCATGGACTCACGACGGCTTAACGCTAACCGACCTCTCTAAGACTCACTTTAGGCAAGTTAAACCTGTGGTTACAACCTCTGAATCTGGACTTCAGATTGATTCTGCATCCATCCAAAAGGTGTCATTAACAGGTCAAGAAGCTGGAACATACCAAGTAACCATTGAACCAGTTCCAGGATATATAAAAACGGTATCAGTCGAGGTTGTTGATTTACCTGAACCACCAAACTTACAGCCCCTTTCCATTCTGAATACGTCTATTACAGGTACAACCAAACCTGGATATACCGTTCATGCAATGGTTGAGGGGAAATCGTATACGGGGACAGCAGATTCGCAAGGTCATTTTTCGATACCAGTCCCATCCCTATCTCAAGGTACTAAAGTAGAAGTAAGGGTTGCTGATGCAAGGGGAGTTGAGAGCGATCCTACGCATATTACAGTTGTTGATGGAGTAGCTCCTAAACTGAATGCTGTTACCGAACGTCTTCAAGCTGTTACTGGCTACGTCATCGATGGGCACAAGACCGTCCGCTTACTCGTAAATGGGGTTCCTCAACGAATTGCAACGGTGGAGGAAGACGGGTATTTCACGATTCCAACTCGTTTCATTAAAGTAACGGATACGATAAACCGTCCTATACGGAATGCCGATCAGATTACAGTGGATTATGGACTGCGGACCCCAGAACATTTACAAGCTCATATGAAGGTGGGGTGGACCATTACATCTCCAATAAGGGTTAACACCGTTGAATCAAAGGCGGACTATGTCACTGGTACAGCCGAAAAAGGGACACAAACGTTGCGTCTTGTGGTCAATGGAATCCTTCAACGTGTGATTACACCTAAACAGGCTGGGGCTGGAAAAATTGAAAAAGACGGAACATATCGCATCTATAGTCGTTTTGTTGTCACGAAGTCAGGAGACGTACGCCGTCTTCAAAAGGGAGATGTCGTAACGATCGATGAAGGCGTCCAAATTAATGGACAATACACGTCAAATAAAAATGCGACAATAGTTCAATAA
- the glsA gene encoding glutaminase A — protein MGCQCSSNEELQQLVDEAKKYTNMGTVADYIPALEKANPGDLSVAIYYPDGKGYCAGDVTGKMTLQSISKVLTLALVLMEKGEEYVFSYVGKEPTGDPFNSIAKLETNKPSKPLNPMINAGALTVTHMIEGNSVNERFQRILHFIRELTQNPTIGFNDDVARSEYNTADLNRSLSYFLKQHNVINEDVEDLIELYSKQCAIEMDSQDLARIGCVLAMNGKDLLTGKQIIPGDIARICKTFMVTCGMYNASGEFAINVGIPAKSGVSGGIMGAVPGKCGIGIYGAALDEKGNSVAGIKILEMMAKKYSLSMFNL, from the coding sequence ATGGGATGTCAATGCAGTTCCAATGAAGAATTACAGCAACTGGTCGATGAGGCAAAAAAATATACAAATATGGGAACAGTGGCAGACTATATACCGGCTCTTGAAAAGGCGAATCCTGGGGATTTGTCTGTTGCAATTTACTATCCTGACGGAAAAGGATATTGTGCTGGGGATGTAACAGGTAAAATGACCCTGCAAAGCATATCGAAAGTTTTGACACTTGCTCTCGTATTAATGGAAAAGGGAGAGGAATATGTCTTTTCCTATGTAGGAAAAGAACCTACCGGCGACCCTTTTAACTCGATAGCCAAGTTAGAGACAAACAAGCCATCCAAGCCGTTAAACCCGATGATCAATGCAGGAGCATTGACTGTGACCCACATGATTGAGGGTAACAGTGTAAATGAGCGATTTCAGCGTATTTTACATTTTATCCGGGAGTTGACGCAAAATCCTACTATCGGTTTTAATGATGATGTTGCCCGGTCAGAATACAATACAGCAGACTTGAATAGGTCGTTAAGCTATTTTTTAAAGCAGCATAATGTAATAAATGAGGATGTGGAGGATTTAATCGAATTGTATTCGAAGCAGTGTGCCATTGAAATGGACAGTCAGGATTTAGCAAGGATAGGCTGTGTGCTGGCCATGAATGGAAAAGATTTGCTGACGGGAAAGCAAATCATCCCCGGGGACATTGCCCGTATTTGCAAGACATTCATGGTTACCTGCGGCATGTATAACGCATCTGGTGAATTTGCCATTAATGTTGGCATACCGGCTAAAAGCGGTGTGTCAGGGGGAATCATGGGGGCCGTCCCCGGAAAATGTGGGATTGGAATTTATGGTGCAGCGCTGGATGAGAAGGGGAACAGCGTTGCCGGGATAAAAATCTTGGAAATGATGGCGAAAAAGTATTCCTTAAGTATGTTTAATTTGTAA